Proteins encoded within one genomic window of bacterium:
- a CDS encoding HD-GYP domain-containing protein, with amino-acid sequence MRAIDIDKAQPGMVLAKSIFAPDGRPLLREGTALTERYLTALKSMKFGFVYVVDPRAPEARPRDTISDELRQEAIGVIRDTFGQLEGSGASKIGVQLNAVAQVSKQIVDAILASRDVSIQMADLKSHDNYTFAHSVNVCVLGTILGHRIGLDESRLKDLALGLILHDLGKTGIPREVLEKPGKLTEAEFDQMKEHCRVGFDTMRGIMSLSAQAKIVALQHHEKFDGTGYPKGLQGDDIHINAQIAAIADVFDALTSDRVYRKRFMPHEAIEYLMAGAGSQFSLDLVTTFVANVAPYPPGTFLKLSTGETAIVVDVDMGMASRPIVKIIQDAKGETLEFARIFDLKRDRTVMIAKVLTDA; translated from the coding sequence TTGCGCGCCATCGACATCGACAAAGCCCAGCCCGGCATGGTGCTCGCCAAGAGCATCTTCGCCCCCGACGGTCGCCCGCTCCTGCGGGAGGGGACGGCTCTCACCGAGCGGTACCTGACCGCCCTCAAGTCGATGAAGTTCGGCTTCGTCTACGTGGTGGACCCCCGCGCCCCCGAGGCGCGGCCGCGCGACACCATCTCGGACGAGCTGCGCCAGGAGGCCATCGGCGTCATCCGCGACACCTTCGGTCAGCTCGAGGGTAGCGGCGCTTCCAAGATCGGGGTCCAGCTCAACGCCGTGGCCCAGGTCTCCAAGCAGATCGTCGATGCGATCCTCGCGAGCCGGGACGTGTCGATCCAGATGGCAGACCTCAAGAGCCACGACAACTACACCTTCGCCCACAGCGTGAACGTCTGCGTGCTCGGCACCATCCTGGGCCACCGCATCGGCCTGGACGAGTCGCGCCTCAAGGACCTGGCGCTGGGCCTCATCCTGCACGACCTCGGCAAGACGGGGATCCCCCGCGAGGTCCTGGAGAAGCCCGGCAAGCTGACCGAGGCCGAGTTCGACCAGATGAAGGAGCACTGCCGCGTCGGCTTCGACACCATGCGCGGCATCATGAGCCTGTCGGCCCAGGCCAAGATCGTGGCCCTCCAGCACCACGAGAAGTTCGACGGCACCGGCTACCCCAAGGGGCTCCAGGGCGACGACATCCACATCAACGCTCAGATTGCCGCCATCGCCGACGTCTTCGACGCTTTGACTTCCGATCGGGTCTACCGCAAGCGCTTCATGCCGCATGAGGCCATCGAGTACCTCATGGCGGGCGCAGGCAGCCAGTTCAGCCTCGACCTGGTGACGACCTTCGTCGCCAACGTGGCCCCCTACCCGCCCGGGACCTTCCTCAAGCTCTCGACGGGCGAGACGGCCATCGTCGTGGACGTGGACATGGGCATGGCCAGCCGCCCGATCGTCAAGATCATTCAAGACGCCAAGGGCGAGACCCTCGAGTTCGCCCGGATCTTCGACCTCAAGCGCGATCGCACGGTCATGATCGCGAAGGTCCTCACCGACGCCTAA
- the prmA gene encoding 50S ribosomal protein L11 methyltransferase: MNYLEVAFTVPAPAAEAVAWALTEHGLPGVVVGERRPEDPISEHAVLKAYLPQLDAAPDLAALEAAARQAIASVQLEGDVTLATRVVPEEDWATSWQQYWHVQRIGERLVVRPSWEEYTPAADDVVITLDPKMAFGTGTHPTTRLCMRALERLAAKGPLGHVYDVGAGSGILAIAALLLGAPDAIAVDTDPVAVAASEENGVINGVADRLVNRVGSAGDLPGQAELVFANILAEVIVELADALYAVTAPGGTLIASGIIERKADMVAEALKAAGYQVIEREPEGEWVGLTAVRPA, translated from the coding sequence ATGAACTATCTCGAAGTCGCCTTCACCGTCCCCGCCCCCGCTGCCGAGGCCGTGGCCTGGGCCCTCACCGAGCACGGCCTGCCTGGCGTGGTGGTTGGCGAGCGCCGCCCCGAGGACCCCATCAGCGAGCACGCGGTCCTCAAGGCCTACCTGCCCCAATTGGACGCCGCTCCCGATCTGGCGGCGCTCGAGGCCGCGGCCCGGCAGGCGATCGCCTCGGTCCAGCTCGAAGGCGACGTGACGCTCGCGACCCGCGTGGTGCCCGAGGAAGACTGGGCGACCAGCTGGCAGCAGTACTGGCACGTGCAGCGCATCGGCGAGCGCCTGGTGGTCCGCCCCTCGTGGGAGGAGTACACCCCCGCGGCCGACGACGTGGTCATCACCCTGGACCCCAAGATGGCCTTCGGGACCGGCACCCATCCCACCACCCGCCTGTGCATGCGCGCCCTGGAGCGCCTCGCCGCCAAGGGGCCGCTCGGCCACGTCTACGACGTGGGGGCGGGCTCGGGGATCCTGGCGATCGCTGCCCTCTTGCTCGGCGCCCCCGACGCGATCGCGGTCGACACCGACCCGGTGGCGGTGGCCGCAAGCGAGGAGAACGGCGTCATCAACGGGGTCGCCGATCGCCTCGTCAACCGGGTGGGCAGCGCGGGCGACCTGCCCGGCCAGGCCGAGCTGGTCTTCGCCAACATCCTCGCCGAGGTCATCGTGGAGCTCGCTGATGCCCTCTACGCCGTCACGGCGCCGGGCGGCACCCTCATCGCCTCGGGCATCATCGAGCGCAAGGCCGATATGGTCGCCGAGGCTCTGAAGGCTGCCGGCTACCAGGTGATCGAGCGCGAGCCCGAAGGCGAATGGGTCGGTCTCACGGCCGTTCGGCCTGCTTAA
- a CDS encoding septal ring lytic transglycosylase RlpA family protein produces MLATTSVIAEVEATMSAPSAPARPAAFATYETTKGRHGTSRVWIGDRQVFVFDGDDGTMAKRVSDKLIALNKQGALRAERIMPGRRKKEKLYVVSVGGEDLLTFDQAFANRQGTPPTTLALRYVSQLRDALGGRSLQQQIAQTASRGGYGRQQVGVASWYGGFFHGRRAADGSRFDQNDFTAAHKTLPFGTLLLVTNLTTQQSTLVRVSDRGPYIPGRMIDLSRGAAKAIGMLGSGVSKVRVTIFKPKQ; encoded by the coding sequence ATGCTTGCCACGACGAGCGTCATCGCCGAGGTCGAGGCCACCATGAGCGCGCCGAGCGCGCCGGCGCGTCCTGCGGCCTTCGCCACCTACGAGACCACCAAGGGGCGCCACGGCACCTCGCGCGTCTGGATCGGCGATCGCCAGGTCTTCGTCTTCGACGGCGACGACGGCACCATGGCCAAGCGCGTCAGCGACAAGCTGATCGCCCTCAACAAGCAGGGGGCGCTGCGAGCGGAGCGGATCATGCCCGGTCGCCGCAAGAAGGAGAAGCTCTACGTCGTCAGCGTCGGCGGCGAGGACCTCTTGACCTTCGATCAGGCTTTCGCGAACCGGCAGGGCACCCCGCCCACGACCCTCGCGCTGCGCTACGTTTCGCAGTTGCGCGACGCCCTCGGCGGCCGCTCGCTCCAGCAGCAGATCGCCCAGACCGCCTCGCGCGGCGGCTACGGGCGCCAGCAGGTCGGCGTCGCCTCCTGGTACGGCGGCTTCTTCCACGGCCGACGTGCCGCGGACGGTTCGCGCTTCGACCAGAACGACTTCACGGCGGCCCACAAGACCCTGCCCTTCGGCACGCTCTTGCTCGTCACCAACCTCACGACCCAGCAGAGCACCCTGGTGCGGGTCTCGGACCGCGGGCCCTACATCCCGGGCCGGATGATCGACCTCAGCCGTGGCGCGGCCAAGGCCATCGGCATGCTCGGTTCCGGGGTGT